The sequence CTATTATATGGCTTGCGTTGCGCTATTATGGCTTCGCATTGCACCATTACGGTGGAACTCTGACTTgtcctgcaactctgtaacgcgtaatCATTGTGCGTCACTTGCAGTACCGTAATAGTTATACACACCCTGCATTAGGATTGCACGCGCACTCTATAAAGTTCTAGCTTTCCACTAAAATTGGTTGAGTTCAGTTTCGGATCCGAGTAGAGATTTTTAGTGGTGTTACAAAGAGGAACAGTGGTTGCCGCTGTTATAGGTGTTTGAAGAATCGCCTGAACCAACAACAGGAAATGGGGAAGATGATGATGACAACATTGAGGTTTGTAGATGATTTTGCTTCGTTCTGGAGGAGATATGGTTGTAAAACTCAGTAGAGGAACTTGTTGGTAGGATGGTtaaggactagattaggaaatctagttggtttgggaaaccaattacTAGTGTCCTAAGTATAACAACTTAAAAGGTTTGTCTCTTAGAGTTAAGTTAGGAAACCCCATACTTATAGGAAAGTAATCCTTATTAAGGAATGTGTCCGACCCTATTGATATGTATAAATAGCCATATAGAGAATTAGATAAAATACACCAGAACTAAGTAaaacgttttcttcttctctgcttaggctttgtatattccaacctatacggtgatatataaaattgcttattccctcccgaggattcaacctcgttaaatacttgttcttcttgtgtgtgtgattgtgttcctggcgatattgagatacctcgtagtaatgcaaacctaacgcttctgcaggctttggcgcaacaattggtatcagagcaaggagatGCTCTTGGATACGGGTACTCAGATTGAAGTTGAAGTGAAGGTATTTTTCTGAAGATTGATTAAGGTAATACTAATCTCAAAGGTCCtgtttttatctatatttggttgtttaaGAACAATGGTTGAAGGGGATAAACCAGTTGATCCGAAAGatcctttaggagaacattcggagtccacaagtaaagataaagaaagaaaagaaaattttacAAGAACCattaactttggtttatggagaatggacttaatggatgctcttgttcatcttgacctagaatAAGCTCTAGAAGATCAGCCAGTTGAGATGTCTGATAAGtagtggaacaagatgaatatattatgtcttgcttcgatacgagggtgtttagcaactgcagtaagagttaattatcagcacgagacttcagctaaggatATCTGGGAAAAACTAGAGAAAGAATACCTTTTGAAGAACATGGAAaataggatacatcttaaaaggaatttgtatcgctataacatgaagaaagGTGCAACCCTAACTGAAcacctagattcatataataaacttcttgctgagttggttaacaacgatgagaagatcaacgacgaggaataagctttgtgtctgataaattctcttcctgaaaagtatgaacccgtgattaaaACATTAATACACGGCAAGGATAAGATGGCATACGATGAGATCACTACAGCATTGcgtagtgaggagttcaggaagatggaccgtgaagaccttgcaagtgaagctaataatgatgtgcttcttgcaagaggtcgttcaacagacaGGAGAAAGAAGACTGGTAGTTATGGTAAAGGTAAAGGGTGTTATAAGAGTAGAACACGTCTGCGTAAAGATGAGTGTGCTTGGTGCCATGATTTAGGTCATTGGGTTAAGGATTGTACCCTAAGGCAAGAGAATGAGATAATAGTAAGACCGAGGCGAACATTGCTAAAggtaatgaagaatcagatgatgcttctgatttctcGCTGATTGTGACACCATCAGCTTGTACTATTACAGATAGTACATGGGTATTAGATACTGGAGCAACGTATTATATATGTCCATATCGGGACTGGTTTTCAAGTTTTGAAGAGcttgatggagaagtacgtatgggaaacaatcatacctgcagggtgattggaattggtagtgttcgtatcaagattcatgatggtatggttagagagctgaaggaggtaagatttgtacctgccgtaatgaagaatctgatttcACTCGAAACTTTAGAAGCTAAGGTCTATAAGATAGTCGCTGAAAATGGTGTTCTAAAGGTAATCTCTGGATTAttggtaatcatgaagggcacacGTCACCATAACTTGTATtacttgattgggagtacaacaacaggggatgtgtctatttctgaacacatcgagaGTGCAGCTACCGAGAAGACGAAGCTATGGCACATGGgacttgcacatccaggtgagaAGTCGTTGCATAGGTTGATTCAACAAGACTTGTTGAAAGTTTATATTGCCTGCAAGTTagcattttgtgaacattgtgtttagggcaagaaaacaagaacaagctttggcacagctatccacaatactagtggagttcttgTCTATGTTCACTCATATGTTTGGGGTCCTTCCAAGAATGCATTattgggagggaaacattggtttgtgtctttcattgatgattattctaggcgcgtatgggtgtacaccatgaggcataaggatgaagtcctagaaatctttgtgaggtggaaaaaggcaactgagactcaaactggcagaaagatcaaaGCACTACGTTCGGACAATGGTGAATAGTACAAGAGTGATACGTTCTTGaaagtatgtcaggatgaggggaTAAATAGGCACTTCATGGTTAACAATCCACCGCAACAGAATGGGTTAGCTGAACGCATGAATCAtactttgctggagaaggtacgatgtatgttatctaatgctggattaggtaaggagttttgggctgaggcagttacgtatgcgtgcttcctcattaataggttgccagcagctgcattagaaggtaaaactcctatgGAGAAGTGGTTTGGTAAACCAGTTTATGATTATGACTCAATTCATGTCTTTGGTTGTCCTGCGCTGTATCATGTTaatgaaaacaagcttgatagtcGTGCTGTAAAAGGAATCTTTGTGGGTATGAAGAGTGGAGTAAAAGGGTTCAAGATTTGGAATCCAGTtgagaagaagatagtcatgagtagagatgtcacatttgatgagatgtctatggtaaagtcttggggttctcgACAGGTGGAGAACAAAAGCACCAGTACTAatgagcctttgcagcaggtggagattgatgcaactccaccaaTTCCAGTTAAGTCTGAATCTGTTCAGAATACTTCCGAAGGCATTGGGTCTGCAAGAGAGGTaactactgaagttccaaatgataaTGACACGgttgaggaagaggaacaagagtCGATAGAAGATACATAAGCTACGGTCACAGAGACCATAACAACCAGCAAACCGAGAAGATCAACCAGGAagcctggttggatgaatgattacATTGTTTATGCATTACAAATTGTTGAAGATGGTACTCCTAATTCCTATTTAGAAGTTGTATGTAATGCAGAGTGTAAAGAATGGAAAGGCGCAATGCAAGAcgagatggagtctctttacaagaatggcacATGGATTCTTATGAATTTTTCGAATGGTAAGAAGGCCATAGGGTACAAGTGGGTATATGCTTAGAAAGAAGGATCTTCGgtgaatcaagtacgctacaaggcaaggttagttgcaaaaggttatgcccaaagaaaatggattgactacaatgaggtgttctctccggtggtaaaacactcatcaatccgttttttgttggccttggtagcacaatatgatttagacttagttcagctagatgttaagacaacattcttacatggtgatctagaagaggGGATCTAAatgactcagccgagtgggttTAAGGTTGCTGGAAAACAAGATTGTATATGTAAACTGAAGAGATCATTGTACGGGATGAAGCAGTctccaagacaatggtacaagtgatttgaccattttatgataggccaaacatacacaagaagtcactatgaccattgtgtatactttaagaagctacgtgatgggtctttcatatatttgctcttgtatgtcgatgatatgctgatagcatcgaataacaagaaagagattgataattGAAGCACAAGTTGTcatctgagtttgagatgaaagatctgggagaagctaagaagattattggtatggagattcaacgtaacagagagaagggtaaggtttgtttgtctcaaaaagcatatttgaagaaagtgttacaaaAGTTTGGTGTCTACGATggaactaaatctgtaagtactccccttgctgctcattttaagttgaatgcacgtatgtctcccactactgaaAAAGAGCGAaagtatatggcccaagtcccatatgctgaggctgttggtagcttgatgtatacGATGGTATGTACAAGGTCGGACATTTCACATGCTGTTAGTATGGTCAGCCGTTATGTGCATTGTCCTGGTAAGGAACATTGGCaagctgtgaaatggattttgagttATCTTTATGGTACagttgatgttggcttggagtttgtgaaggatagaagtaacaatcaattgtgtgttgggtatgtggattctgactatgctggtgatttggacaagagacgttcaactacagggtatgtatttactGTAGCAGGGGTACCAGTAAGTTGGAGATCAATCTTGCAGTCTACTGTGGCGCTTTCAACTATGGAGGcggagtatatggcagtgactgaggcatttaaggaggctatatggttataaggtttgctagatgacttaggagttgtgcaagaccaactgcatgtgcattgtgatagtctaagTGCAATTTATTTTGCTAAGAATCAAATGCATCATGCTAGAACCAGACATATAGACGTACGATTtcactttgtgagagaaattcttgaagaagaagacattctacttgtgaagatcgataccaaagacaatccagctgatatgttgactaaagtagtatctgggatcaagtttcgacattgttcgaaattgatccacatccttCCGGTTTGGTAAAAGGCCCTTttggggtagaggttcttaggaacctggtggaggtCTTCTAGCAAGACCATTTGAGAGAAATACGATCgcgtttgattcctattgaggatacgtaggcatccagtgatggttcaatcgacgtttgaagatggaggtgattttatctattgatcgtctcatgcatgaatgcatgatccgaggtggagaattgttggtaggatggtcaaagactagattaggaaatctagttggtttgggaaaccaattactagtgtcctaagtatagcaacttaagaggtttgtctcttagagttaagttaggaaaccctatacttgtaggaaagtaattcttattaaggaatgtgtccagccctattgatatgtataaataaccatagagagaactagagaaaacacaccagaactaagTAAAAAGTTATCTTCTTCTCTGCTtaggctttgtatattccaacctatacggtgatatataaaattgcttattccctcccgaggattcaacctcgttaaatacttgttcttcttgtgtgtgtgattgtgttcttggcgatattgatatacctcgtagtagtgcaaacctaactcttccgcaggctttggcgcaacagAACTGACTTTCTAGCCATAATTCTTGGTTGTAAGAAGAGAATAAGCAAGTGTTGTTGCTTCCATGGGGATTGTGGCTGTGTACAAAGGTTAAGAATTTTATCTgtatttgagaagaagaagaaagaatgaagGGAGTTGCTGATGTTCTGCCTCACCTTTTGGGTTGTTAGCTGGTAATTCAGTGGAATGGCAGTGTCTGTGATGGTTGTGTGAAACATAAAATAGTCTGAAATTGAGTTACTGGTACTGGTGGTATGTGATGCGAGTTTGAGAAGAGACCATGATGGATAAAAAGATACAAGAGCTGTGTAGATGTGGAATTGTGAGTAATTGGTGCAATTCGCAAGCAAGACCGTAACCAGTAGAGAGGCTGTTCGACTGCACCAAGTATGTGTTGGTAGATATTGGTCAATTCTGAGAAGAACAAGGCCACAGTTAACAGCAGGTGCTGACAAGGGTTTAGTGAGAAGACTGAGTACAAGAAGGAACGAAAGAAAGTAGCTTGAACTAGTGATAGTTTAGGTCGAGTTACAGTGGAAATATGGACCAAGTTCTGAGATGGTTATCCATGGTTCCAGGCCGGAGTACGAAGGTTGGTTGGCAGCATCTAAGACCCAATTTAGCAGCCAACATGATATGGAGACTTGGGCACAAATTTATCTCAGTTTTGGAAGGAGTTTCTTGCCAAGATTACAAGCCACAAGTACTATCTGTGCGGCTGATTATTGAGATGAATGGCTGTGATTGTTGGTTGTTTTAGAGTTTATATTAAATAAGGAAAGTGGATATGCGTCCAGGTCACGACTTTGCAGGGAAAGAAAGCTATAAAGAGGAGGCGCAGAAACAGAGAAGAACCGACCTTTTATCACCAGTTTGTGCTTGCAGATTGTTCGCAGAAATTCCTGAGAAGAGAAGTTACATAGAAGCACAACACTTGAACCTGAGTTTGCTTTATCCCTGAACCTTATTTACTTTGAACATACCTTTGTGCTTAAACCAAAACTATGAGCAGCTAATTTTAATATTGATTGAGGAGGATTTCAAAACTCCGGACATGTTTCATTAATCAATTCACGCAAGTTATTCTTTCGATAACTATTCTTTTGTTGATTATCTTTTACCGTTTATATGACCATGAGAAGTATGCTTGGTATCTAAGTGCAATTAGGTAACTCGTATTCAACTCTAATGCTAGTATAGAGAACTTTAATCCGTAATTGTTAGAGTAATCTTTACAAAAGCAGCGGTGCACTATTTGTCGCAAAGGGATTTTGTATGCAATAGTGTGTAAAAGATAACCCTAGGCTAACGTGTCGAACTTTCGAGCATGTGGCTAGGAGAAACTTGATTCACAAATATCAatgcaattgattgaattacacCTAGAGAGCATATTTCAGGTGGTTCACTTAATTAGAATCCGCTAGAGAACTTATTCTATGCGATGATTTAAGGAATCTAAAGATCagttgaacttataacttgtctaaAGTTGTCAACAATCGAAATTTATTGAAAGTAGAACTTGTATGATTAGTAATATCTTGTTCGGTAGTGGCGAATGAATCTCTAGTCAATTCCATCTCATAATTTGAAGTACAATCCATGCAATTTTCAGAATTTGTGTCTTTCAACAACATCAACTTGTTATATATAataacttaaaactcacacctccCTGTGGATTTGAACTCGACTTGCCTCACCACTTCTTTATAGAATTGTGTAGCATAAGAGAATTATTATTGATAGGTTGACAACTGTACTATACTTGGTACGAATTTGGATTaatgaaactaaattttaaataGAATTGATATCAAAAACAGAATAACTCTGTCGTAGCATCCAAGAACATTCAATTATTCATTATCTACCTGAAAACAGGTTTTCCTACAGCTTAAAAGCAACAACCAGAAGAAAGAGAAGACTAAACTAATCGCCCAATGCTAAGCGAACACGTGGCTAAACCGTGATGGCTCACTAACAGCCACACAGAAGTGGTCAACCAAATATTAGTACAACCATCCATAAGGATAAGGGCGGCCTCCAGAGTAGTAGTAACTAGTAAGTATAAATGCATATGACAAATGCCCCCTCCATGAAagaatccttgtcctcaaggattgaaCTTAGGAAAATGATGAGCAATATGAGTTGTATCCTCCCATGTAGCATCCTATGAAGAAGCATTGGTCCATCTGATGAGCATTTGAGGGACAAAGGCACCATTTCTAAAGATAGTTTTGGTATTCAAAACAGCTGCAGGAATGACTAAGATAGACCCATCAGTATCCAGTACTGGTAAAGATGGAGAAGGACTGTGGATGGTGCCAATATGTTTCTTCAACTGTGAAACATGGAAGACTAGATGAATTCTATCTTCAGCAGGAAGTTGCAGTTTGGAAGCAGCTGCACCAATTTTCTGAACAATAGTGAAAGGCCCATAGTATTTAGCTGCCAACTTAAGGTTCATTCTCAAAGCCACAGAGGCCTGCCTGTAAGGTTGCAACTTGAGATATACCTTGTCACCCACTGCAAACACTCTATCAGTTCTTGTCTTGTCATCAAAGAACTTCATTCTCTCATGTGCTTTATGTAAAGTCTCTTTCAAGATATCCAGAACAACAACTCGCTGTTTCATATATTCTTCAACAGTAGCAACAAAAGTTGTGGCAGAGGAGGGAAAAGCTAAGTGTGGAGGTAGATAGCCATAGAGTGCTTGGAAAGGACTCATTTTTAAGCTAGTATGG comes from Papaver somniferum cultivar HN1 chromosome 7, ASM357369v1, whole genome shotgun sequence and encodes:
- the LOC113295506 gene encoding uncharacterized protein LOC113295506 → MSPFQALYGYLPPHLAFPSSATTFVATVEEYMKQRVVVLDILKETLHKAHERMKFFDDKTRTDRVFAVGDKVYLKLQPYRQASVALRMNLKLAAKYYGPFTIVQKIGAAASKLQLPAEDRIHLVFHVSQLKKHIGTIHSPSPSLPVLDTDGSILVIPAAVLNTKTIFRNGAFVPQMLIRWTNASS